From Aquabacter sp. L1I39, the proteins below share one genomic window:
- a CDS encoding 2Fe-2S iron-sulfur cluster-binding protein: MPRVTFIAFDGASRTVEAPEGATAMEAAVRNQVPGIDAECGGACACATCHVYVDEAWQDAAGEPGPMEEDMLDFASDVRPTSRLSCQIVLSSKLDGLVLRTPERQG, encoded by the coding sequence ATGCCTCGCGTCACGTTCATCGCCTTTGACGGCGCCTCGCGCACAGTGGAAGCCCCCGAGGGCGCCACCGCCATGGAAGCGGCCGTCCGCAACCAGGTTCCCGGCATCGATGCGGAGTGCGGGGGGGCCTGTGCCTGTGCCACGTGCCATGTCTATGTGGACGAAGCATGGCAGGACGCGGCCGGCGAGCCGGGCCCCATGGAGGAGGACATGCTGGACTTCGCGTCCGACGTGCGTCCGACCTCGCGCCTTTCGTGCCAGATCGTTCTTTCGTCCAAGCTCGACGGGCTGGTGCTGCGCACGCCCGAGCGGCAAGGTTAG
- a CDS encoding glycosyltransferase family 2 protein gives MSDQVELTILMPCLNEAETLAVCVEKAQAYLKRSGVSGEVLIADNGSTDGSQAIATAGGARVVPVAERGYGAALKGGIAAARGRFIIMGDADDSYDFSNLDAFVTRLRAGADIVMGNRFEGGIEPGAMPFLHKYLGNPVLSFLGRLFFRIKVGDFHCGLRGFNTEAVRRLRLETSGMEFASEMVVRASLAGLTIEEVPTTLKKDGRSRPPHLKTWRDGWRHLRFLLVYSPRFLFFYPGLALIALGLLGMVALFPGPLHVGARLKLDIHTYLVAAMTLLVGVQALSFSVVARRYGALLGFLPASDSLERVLHAFSLERVLRAALVLALVGLAFTIWAFASWAGTGFGDLQYGRVMRVLILGLTGLASAIQLAFTAFLASVVEMPLKR, from the coding sequence GTGTCTGACCAGGTTGAGCTGACCATCCTCATGCCGTGCCTCAACGAGGCGGAGACGCTGGCCGTGTGCGTGGAGAAGGCGCAGGCCTATCTCAAGCGGTCCGGTGTCTCGGGCGAGGTGCTGATCGCTGATAACGGCTCCACCGACGGCTCGCAGGCCATCGCCACGGCGGGTGGCGCGCGGGTGGTGCCGGTGGCCGAGCGCGGCTATGGCGCGGCGCTCAAGGGCGGCATCGCGGCGGCGCGCGGCCGCTTCATCATCATGGGCGATGCCGACGATTCCTATGATTTCTCCAACCTCGACGCCTTCGTGACCCGCCTGCGGGCCGGCGCGGACATCGTCATGGGCAACCGGTTCGAGGGCGGCATCGAGCCCGGCGCCATGCCCTTCCTGCACAAGTACCTGGGCAATCCGGTGCTCTCTTTCCTCGGGCGCCTGTTCTTCCGCATCAAGGTGGGCGACTTCCATTGCGGCCTGCGCGGCTTCAATACCGAGGCGGTGCGCCGGCTGCGGCTGGAAACCTCCGGCATGGAATTCGCCAGCGAAATGGTGGTGCGCGCCTCCCTCGCCGGGCTGACCATTGAGGAAGTGCCGACCACCCTGAAGAAGGATGGCCGCTCGCGTCCGCCGCACCTGAAGACCTGGCGCGATGGCTGGCGGCATCTGCGCTTCCTGCTGGTCTATTCGCCCCGCTTCCTGTTCTTCTATCCCGGTCTCGCCCTCATCGCGCTCGGCCTCCTGGGCATGGTCGCGCTGTTCCCCGGTCCGCTGCATGTGGGGGCCCGCCTCAAGCTCGACATCCACACCTATCTGGTGGCGGCCATGACGCTGCTGGTGGGTGTGCAGGCGCTCTCCTTCTCCGTGGTGGCCCGCCGCTACGGGGCGCTCCTGGGCTTTCTGCCGGCCTCCGACAGTCTGGAGCGGGTGCTGCACGCCTTCAGCCTGGAGCGGGTGCTGCGCGCGGCGCTGGTGCTGGCGCTGGTGGGGCTCGCCTTCACCATCTGGGCCTTTGCAAGCTGGGCCGGAACGGGCTTCGGCGACCTGCAATATGGCCGGGTGATGCGCGTCCTGATCCTTGGACTGACCGGCCTTGCGAGTGCCATCCAGCTGGCGTTTACGGCCTTCCTGGCCAGCGTCGTCGAGATGCCCCTGAAGCGCTGA
- the murI gene encoding glutamate racemase yields the protein MGNIIVSVGNLTPVPTHRLAAPSILVFDSGLGGLSVFREVARLRPDAHFTYAADDAAFPYGSLGEAALVARVCDVMDALIAEVQPDLVVIACGTASTAVLPALRARHAIPFVGTVPAIKPACALSQTKQISVLATPGTVRRDYTAALIREFASSCAVSLVPSENLAGLVESILHGIPVDDEDLRAEIAPCFVEGESGRTDTVVLACTHYPLVADRLAKVAPWPVNWVDPAPAIARRVMSLVGEAGEAVHLPPVRLLSTGAPLDASAIQALIGRPVTPAETLPQPLAEAS from the coding sequence ATGGGCAACATCATCGTTTCGGTTGGAAACCTGACGCCTGTGCCGACCCACCGCCTCGCCGCGCCCTCCATCCTCGTCTTCGACTCGGGCCTTGGCGGCCTATCCGTCTTCCGCGAAGTGGCGCGGCTGCGGCCCGACGCGCACTTCACCTATGCGGCGGACGATGCCGCGTTCCCCTATGGCAGCCTGGGCGAGGCCGCGCTTGTGGCGCGGGTGTGCGATGTCATGGATGCGCTCATTGCCGAGGTGCAGCCGGACCTCGTGGTGATTGCCTGTGGCACTGCGTCCACGGCCGTGCTTCCCGCCCTCCGGGCCCGCCATGCCATCCCGTTTGTCGGCACCGTGCCGGCCATCAAACCCGCATGCGCGCTCTCCCAGACCAAGCAGATCAGCGTGCTGGCGACGCCGGGAACGGTGCGGCGCGACTATACGGCGGCGCTGATCCGGGAATTCGCATCGTCCTGCGCGGTGAGCCTTGTGCCGAGCGAGAACCTGGCGGGCCTCGTGGAATCCATCCTGCACGGCATCCCGGTGGATGACGAGGATTTGCGCGCCGAGATCGCCCCTTGCTTCGTCGAGGGTGAGAGCGGCCGCACGGACACAGTGGTCCTCGCCTGTACTCATTACCCGCTCGTGGCCGACCGCCTCGCGAAGGTGGCGCCCTGGCCGGTGAATTGGGTGGACCCGGCCCCGGCCATCGCCCGCCGCGTCATGTCCCTGGTGGGCGAAGCGGGCGAGGCGGTGCACCTCCCCCCCGTGCGGCTCCTATCGACGGGTGCGCCGCTCGACGCGAGCGCCATCCAGGCCCTCATCGGCCGGCCGGTGACGCCGGCTGAAACGCTCCCCCAACCCCTCGCGGAGGCTTCTTGA
- a CDS encoding lytic murein transglycosylase encodes MTHRLGFNRRTVLAGLGGLAFSAAAPGVTFAQTAAQPFKVWVEKFRTRARARGISDEVYTRVFAQVTPDTSVYAADKAQPEFQEEVWQYLNRRVSDWRISTGQQKAREYAALFGRIEETFGVDRRIMLGYWGMESAFGQVVENPQHMKPVFNSLSALAWGEPRRRKYWETELLNALVIVQRGWGTPQEMVGSWAGAMGHTQWMPEVWLNMGVDFDGNGRISPFGKPDDALAGTANYLVKRGKYRAGEPWGFEARVPASFNADLADNRTWRPLSAWAEQGVTLVDGRTIAAYDEKARMWLPGGPGGPALLLLHNFYAVRSYNPSSSYALAVCYLGDRIMGEGAFVTPWPGGERAMTLAELQEIQTRLTARGFPTGGTDGRVGSGTMRAVKAFQEQAGITPADGYPGLKVLNALRGR; translated from the coding sequence TTGACCCATCGGCTTGGTTTCAATCGGCGAACGGTCCTGGCGGGCCTTGGCGGGCTCGCATTCAGTGCAGCAGCACCGGGCGTGACGTTTGCGCAGACTGCGGCGCAGCCCTTCAAAGTTTGGGTCGAGAAGTTTCGCACCCGTGCCCGCGCCCGTGGCATCAGCGATGAGGTCTATACGCGCGTGTTCGCGCAGGTGACGCCGGACACCAGCGTCTATGCCGCCGACAAGGCGCAGCCGGAATTCCAGGAGGAGGTCTGGCAGTATCTCAATCGCCGTGTCTCGGACTGGCGCATCTCCACCGGCCAGCAGAAGGCCCGCGAATATGCGGCTCTGTTCGGGCGGATCGAGGAGACGTTCGGCGTCGATCGGCGGATCATGCTCGGCTATTGGGGCATGGAATCCGCATTCGGGCAGGTGGTGGAAAACCCTCAGCATATGAAGCCGGTCTTCAATTCCCTGTCCGCCCTCGCCTGGGGCGAGCCACGGCGGCGCAAATATTGGGAGACCGAGCTTCTCAATGCCCTCGTCATCGTCCAGCGCGGCTGGGGCACGCCGCAGGAGATGGTGGGGTCCTGGGCGGGCGCCATGGGCCATACCCAATGGATGCCCGAAGTCTGGCTGAACATGGGCGTCGATTTCGACGGCAATGGCCGCATCTCGCCCTTCGGCAAGCCCGACGACGCCCTGGCGGGCACGGCTAATTATCTGGTGAAGCGCGGGAAGTATCGCGCCGGGGAGCCGTGGGGCTTCGAGGCCCGGGTGCCGGCCAGCTTCAATGCCGATCTCGCCGACAACCGCACCTGGCGGCCTTTGTCCGCCTGGGCCGAGCAGGGTGTGACACTGGTGGATGGTCGCACCATCGCCGCCTATGACGAGAAGGCGCGCATGTGGCTGCCCGGTGGTCCCGGGGGCCCCGCCTTGCTCCTGCTCCACAATTTCTATGCGGTGCGCTCCTACAATCCCTCGTCCAGCTATGCCCTGGCCGTGTGTTACCTGGGCGACCGGATCATGGGGGAGGGCGCCTTCGTCACCCCCTGGCCAGGTGGCGAACGGGCGATGACGCTCGCGGAGTTGCAGGAGATCCAGACCCGCCTGACCGCGCGCGGCTTTCCCACCGGCGGTACCGATGGGCGTGTGGGGTCCGGCACCATGCGGGCGGTGAAGGCCTTCCAGGAGCAGGCGGGGATCACGCCCGCCGATGGCTATCCGGGCCTCAAGGTGCTGAACGCCCTGAGGGGGCGGTAG
- a CDS encoding outer membrane protein, protein MKRLSVMALALFGAGTSSFAADLAAKAPPPKSAPIVASNWQGFYAGVAAGAAFDGSSVQPLLGGDFLVYQSALRKLQYEVPLGGAGTVFTGGIYGGYNWQFNTVVVGLEADINYADRKTMGLSVQPSLADPTVTLTRVYGTAGNWFGTVRGRLGWAFDKALIYATGGLAYGNTGAGYYAGGNGYNWLGRDQGVNWGWTVGGGGEYRLDSHWSVRAEYLYVSFQSDSFALRFVPTAPFVSPTFVMTGTAEYNLGVARGGLTYKF, encoded by the coding sequence ATGAAGCGTTTAAGCGTTATGGCACTCGCCTTGTTCGGGGCGGGAACATCATCTTTTGCGGCGGACCTTGCCGCGAAGGCACCTCCTCCGAAGTCCGCGCCGATCGTGGCGAGCAACTGGCAAGGCTTCTATGCGGGCGTGGCCGCCGGCGCGGCGTTTGACGGCTCGAGCGTGCAGCCGCTGTTGGGCGGGGACTTCCTGGTGTATCAGTCTGCGCTGCGCAAGCTGCAATACGAGGTGCCGCTCGGTGGCGCCGGGACTGTGTTCACCGGCGGCATCTATGGCGGATACAACTGGCAGTTCAACACCGTGGTCGTTGGCCTTGAAGCCGACATCAACTATGCCGATCGCAAGACCATGGGCTTGTCCGTGCAGCCCTCGCTGGCCGATCCCACCGTCACGCTGACGCGGGTCTACGGCACTGCCGGCAACTGGTTCGGCACCGTGCGCGGCCGCCTTGGCTGGGCTTTCGACAAGGCGCTGATCTATGCGACCGGCGGCCTCGCCTACGGCAACACTGGGGCAGGCTATTATGCCGGCGGGAACGGCTACAATTGGCTCGGCCGTGATCAAGGGGTTAATTGGGGCTGGACCGTGGGTGGCGGCGGCGAATATCGCCTCGACAGCCATTGGTCGGTGCGTGCCGAATATCTTTATGTTTCGTTCCAGAGCGACAGCTTTGCCCTGCGCTTCGTTCCGACGGCGCCTTTCGTCTCGCCGACCTTCGTCATGACCGGCACGGCAGAGTACAATCTCGGCGTGGCGCGCGGCGGTCTCACCTACAAGTTCTGA
- a CDS encoding type 1 glutamine amidotransferase, with amino-acid sequence MKFLVLQHAASEHPGSLRDFMRADGFTWDAVELDEGEAIPDVSGYDALLVLGGPMDVWEEDLHPWLATEKQVIRDWVTAGRPFLGICLGHQLLADAMGGEVGKMAEPEVGVCNVSLTDEGAACALFAGYPNSFPALQWHGAAVFRAPAGAKILASSAHCPIQAMQIGPRAFGIQYHVELIDTTVSDWGIIPEYRCALESITGPGGQERLEAAAAEHMEQFQSNAGRLYCNFKTVLK; translated from the coding sequence ATGAAATTCCTCGTGCTCCAGCATGCCGCATCAGAACATCCCGGAAGCCTGCGTGACTTCATGCGCGCGGACGGCTTCACCTGGGACGCGGTGGAGTTGGACGAGGGTGAAGCCATCCCGGACGTCTCCGGCTATGATGCCCTTCTGGTGCTGGGCGGCCCCATGGATGTGTGGGAGGAAGACCTCCACCCCTGGCTCGCCACCGAAAAGCAGGTCATCCGAGACTGGGTCACGGCGGGCCGTCCTTTCCTCGGCATCTGCCTTGGCCACCAGCTTCTCGCCGATGCGATGGGCGGCGAGGTCGGCAAGATGGCGGAGCCGGAAGTGGGGGTCTGCAACGTCAGCCTCACCGACGAAGGCGCCGCCTGTGCCCTCTTCGCGGGCTATCCGAACAGCTTCCCCGCGCTTCAATGGCATGGTGCGGCGGTGTTCCGAGCGCCGGCCGGGGCGAAGATCCTCGCCAGCAGTGCGCATTGCCCCATTCAGGCCATGCAGATCGGGCCGCGTGCGTTCGGCATCCAGTACCATGTGGAATTGATCGACACGACGGTGAGCGACTGGGGGATCATTCCCGAATATCGGTGCGCGCTCGAGTCCATTACGGGTCCCGGCGGCCAGGAGCGTCTAGAGGCCGCTGCCGCAGAACATATGGAGCAGTTTCAGTCCAACGCGGGGCGTCTCTATTGCAACTTTAAGACGGTCCTCAAATAG
- the rpsD gene encoding 30S ribosomal protein S4, which yields MSKRIAAKHKLDRRMGENIWGRPKSPVNRREYGPGQHGQRRKGKLSDFGVQLRAKQKLKGYYGSIGEKQFHAIYVEAGRMKGDTGANLIGLLERRLDAVVYRAKFVPTVFAARQFVSHGHVKVNGRRVNIPSYQVKVGDVIEVKDASKQLAIVLEAQQLAERDIPDYLELDANKLAVTFVRVPELNEVPYPVQMEPNLVVEFYSR from the coding sequence ATGAGCAAGCGCATTGCGGCGAAGCACAAGCTTGACCGCCGTATGGGTGAGAACATTTGGGGTCGCCCGAAGAGCCCCGTCAATCGCCGCGAGTACGGCCCCGGCCAGCATGGCCAGCGCCGCAAGGGCAAGCTTTCCGACTTCGGCGTTCAGCTGCGCGCCAAGCAGAAGCTCAAGGGCTATTACGGCTCCATCGGCGAGAAGCAGTTCCATGCCATCTATGTGGAAGCTGGTCGCATGAAGGGCGACACCGGCGCCAACCTGATCGGCCTGCTCGAGCGTCGCCTCGACGCGGTGGTCTATCGCGCCAAGTTCGTCCCGACCGTGTTTGCCGCCCGCCAGTTCGTGAGCCACGGCCACGTGAAGGTGAACGGCCGCCGCGTGAACATCCCCTCCTACCAGGTGAAGGTCGGGGACGTGATCGAGGTGAAGGACGCCTCGAAGCAGCTCGCCATCGTGCTCGAGGCGCAGCAGCTCGCCGAGCGTGACATTCCCGATTATCTGGAACTGGACGCCAACAAGCTCGCCGTGACCTTCGTGCGCGTGCCCGAGCTCAACGAGGTGCCCTATCCGGTTCAGATGGAACCGAACCTCGTGGTCGAGTTCTACTCGCGTTGA
- a CDS encoding MgtC/SapB family protein, with the protein MLIAADWTDIALRLGCTFVAGALVGLDRESRERAAGLRTNILVALAACIAMLSAALLVPTAGKAPTSYIQLDVMRLPLGILTGMGFIGAGAIIRRSDGLVLGVTTAATLWYVTVMGLCFGAGQFLLGGAALALALATLWGMKLFEGRMRHQKEGRLLLRLSPQAPGEAWLRGALEEAGVQLRRISASIEPNTGMREYRLELWCPRQTPLIAPDFIHLFAETVGVERIEWEIGHH; encoded by the coding sequence ATGCTCATTGCCGCTGACTGGACCGACATCGCCCTGCGGCTCGGCTGCACTTTTGTCGCCGGCGCCCTGGTGGGCCTCGACCGGGAGTCGCGGGAGCGGGCAGCAGGCTTGCGCACCAACATCCTGGTGGCCCTCGCCGCCTGCATCGCCATGCTGAGCGCCGCCCTCCTCGTACCCACCGCGGGCAAGGCGCCGACGTCTTACATTCAGTTGGATGTGATGCGCCTGCCGCTCGGCATCCTGACCGGCATGGGCTTCATCGGCGCCGGGGCCATCATCCGCCGCTCGGACGGCCTCGTGCTCGGGGTGACCACAGCCGCAACGCTCTGGTACGTCACCGTGATGGGCCTGTGCTTCGGCGCAGGTCAGTTCTTGCTGGGCGGTGCGGCCCTGGCGCTTGCGCTGGCGACGCTCTGGGGCATGAAGCTCTTTGAAGGCCGCATGCGCCACCAAAAGGAAGGTCGGCTGTTGCTGCGCTTGTCACCGCAGGCACCCGGCGAAGCCTGGCTCAGGGGGGCACTGGAGGAAGCCGGCGTCCAGCTGCGGCGAATTTCCGCCTCCATTGAGCCGAACACCGGCATGCGGGAATACCGCCTGGAATTGTGGTGCCCCCGCCAGACGCCGCTGATCGCGCCGGACTTCATCCACCTGTTCGCAGAAACCGTCGGCGTGGAACGGATTGAGTGGGAAATCGGCCATCATTAG
- a CDS encoding SH3 domain-containing protein: MANLHRTLAAGAILILSAGGALAAPAVALSGVNVRSGPGTNYGVIGTLPRGVAVEVLSCTPAWCAIGWGRPAYVSASYLGFDGPPPYLAGPPVVVQAIPAPPVAAPIVVAPPVAPLVYAPPPPVQFYPPPPRFYGPPPAPGPYFGVGVWSW, from the coding sequence ATGGCGAATCTTCACCGTACCCTTGCCGCAGGCGCGATCCTGATTCTGTCCGCGGGCGGCGCACTCGCCGCCCCTGCCGTGGCCCTGAGCGGGGTGAATGTCCGCTCCGGGCCAGGCACCAATTACGGGGTCATCGGCACCTTGCCGCGCGGGGTAGCAGTGGAAGTGCTCAGCTGCACCCCCGCTTGGTGCGCCATTGGCTGGGGCCGACCGGCCTATGTGTCCGCATCCTATCTGGGCTTTGATGGCCCACCGCCTTATCTGGCCGGCCCGCCGGTCGTCGTGCAGGCGATCCCCGCGCCGCCCGTGGCGGCGCCCATTGTGGTTGCTCCGCCCGTCGCACCCCTGGTCTATGCACCGCCGCCGCCGGTCCAATTCTACCCCCCGCCGCCCCGCTTTTACGGTCCACCCCCGGCGCCGGGCCCCTATTTCGGCGTGGGCGTCTGGTCGTGGTAG
- a CDS encoding DUF1476 domain-containing protein, producing MTTFDKREEGFEAAYALDEAIRFRALARRNKMLGLWAAEKLGLTEDDAQAYAKEVVVADLAEQGDEDVFRKLRGDFDAKGVEVSDHQIRRNMDEFLAQAIQAIRAEG from the coding sequence ATGACCACGTTCGACAAGCGGGAAGAAGGGTTTGAAGCGGCCTACGCCCTCGACGAGGCGATCCGCTTCAGGGCGCTCGCTCGCCGCAACAAGATGCTGGGCCTTTGGGCCGCCGAGAAGCTGGGCCTGACCGAGGACGACGCCCAGGCCTATGCCAAGGAAGTGGTGGTGGCCGATCTTGCCGAGCAAGGCGACGAGGACGTGTTCCGCAAGCTGCGCGGCGACTTCGACGCCAAGGGCGTCGAGGTGTCCGACCACCAGATCCGCCGCAACATGGACGAGTTCCTGGCCCAAGCCATCCAGGCGATCCGCGCGGAAGGCTGA
- the purC gene encoding phosphoribosylaminoimidazolesuccinocarboxamide synthase has product MDFLNRRYTPMSRRRRIYEGKAKVLYEGPEPGTLIQHFKDDATAFNNKKHDVIDGKGVLNNRISEYIFSRLNDIGVPTHFIRRLNMREQLIREVEIIPLEIVVRNVAAGSLSTRLGIEEGTALPRSIIEFYYKNDALNDPLVSEEHITAFGWATTQEIDDIIALAIRVNDFLSGLFLGVGIRLVDFKMECGRLWENDMMRIVVADEISPDSCRLWDIKSSDKLDKDRFRRDMGGLVEAYSEVARRLGILSENEPNQGKGPILVK; this is encoded by the coding sequence ATGGATTTCCTCAATCGACGGTACACACCCATGAGCCGCCGCCGCCGAATCTACGAAGGCAAGGCGAAGGTCCTCTATGAAGGCCCCGAGCCGGGAACCCTCATCCAGCATTTCAAGGATGATGCGACCGCCTTCAACAACAAGAAGCACGATGTCATCGACGGCAAGGGCGTGCTCAACAACCGCATCTCGGAATATATCTTCTCGCGGCTGAACGACATTGGGGTGCCCACGCACTTCATTCGCCGCCTGAATATGCGGGAGCAACTGATCCGCGAGGTGGAGATCATCCCCCTCGAGATCGTCGTGCGCAACGTGGCGGCGGGATCGCTGTCCACCCGCCTCGGGATCGAGGAGGGCACCGCGCTCCCCCGCTCCATCATCGAGTTCTATTACAAGAACGACGCGCTCAACGATCCCTTGGTGTCGGAAGAGCACATCACCGCGTTCGGCTGGGCCACCACTCAGGAAATCGACGACATCATCGCGCTCGCGATCCGCGTCAACGACTTCCTGTCCGGCCTGTTCCTGGGCGTTGGCATCCGTCTCGTCGACTTCAAGATGGAATGCGGCCGCCTTTGGGAAAACGACATGATGCGGATCGTCGTTGCCGACGAGATCAGCCCGGATTCCTGCCGGCTGTGGGACATCAAGTCGTCGGACAAGCTCGACAAGGACCGGTTCCGCCGGGACATGGGCGGGCTGGTGGAGGCCTATTCGGAAGTGGCCCGTCGTCTCGGCATCCTGTCCGAGAATGAGCCCAACCAGGGCAAGGGTCCCATCCTTGTGAAGTGA
- the purS gene encoding phosphoribosylformylglycinamidine synthase subunit PurS yields MKARVIVTLKSAVLDPQGKAIEGALRSLGVAGVQSVRQGKVFDVELAGNNKAEAEGVLKEACDKLLANTVIETYRVEFAE; encoded by the coding sequence ATGAAGGCGCGCGTCATCGTCACGCTCAAGTCCGCGGTTCTCGATCCCCAGGGCAAGGCCATTGAGGGCGCGCTGCGCTCCCTCGGCGTCGCCGGGGTGCAGAGCGTCCGTCAGGGCAAGGTTTTCGACGTGGAGCTGGCTGGCAACAACAAGGCGGAAGCCGAAGGCGTGCTCAAGGAAGCCTGCGACAAGCTTCTCGCCAACACGGTGATCGAGACCTATCGGGTCGAGTTCGCCGAGTAA
- the purQ gene encoding phosphoribosylformylglycinamidine synthase subunit PurQ translates to MRSAVILFPGTNRERDVARALKLVSASRVDVVWHAEHELPEGTDLVVLPGGFSYGDYLRCGAIAARANIMNAVRAHAARGGLVLGICNGFQILCEAGILPGVLVRNAKLRFVCREVLLRVERADTAFTRAYRKGELIRVPVAHGEGNYTADEETIRELEHEGRVAFRYARHDGRIDEQDGPNGAINGIAGIYSEKHNVLGMMPHPENYIEEQIGPTDGAGLFESIAASLKAA, encoded by the coding sequence ATGAGATCAGCCGTCATCCTCTTTCCCGGCACCAATCGTGAGCGCGACGTGGCGCGGGCCTTGAAGCTCGTGTCCGCCTCCCGCGTCGACGTGGTGTGGCACGCCGAGCATGAACTGCCCGAAGGCACCGACCTGGTGGTCCTGCCGGGCGGCTTCTCCTATGGCGACTATCTGCGCTGCGGGGCCATCGCGGCCCGTGCCAACATCATGAACGCCGTGCGCGCCCACGCCGCGCGGGGTGGGCTGGTGCTGGGCATCTGCAACGGCTTCCAGATCCTGTGCGAGGCAGGCATCCTGCCGGGCGTGCTGGTGCGCAACGCGAAGCTGCGCTTCGTGTGCCGCGAGGTGCTGCTGCGCGTGGAGCGCGCCGACACCGCCTTCACCCGCGCCTACCGCAAGGGCGAGTTGATCCGCGTGCCGGTCGCCCATGGCGAGGGCAATTACACCGCCGACGAGGAAACCATTCGCGAGCTGGAACATGAAGGCCGCGTCGCCTTCCGCTATGCCCGCCATGATGGTCGGATCGACGAGCAGGACGGCCCCAACGGTGCCATCAACGGCATTGCCGGCATCTATTCCGAGAAGCACAACGTGCTTGGCATGATGCCGCATCCGGAAAACTATATCGAGGAACAGATCGGGCCGACCGACGGCGCCGGCCTGTTCGAGAGCATCGCGGCCTCGCTCAAGGCCGCCTGA